The following proteins are co-located in the Gemmatimonadota bacterium genome:
- a CDS encoding thioredoxin domain-containing protein codes for MAIAVGMADSAGFEACVHEARQQILAVDSALADRLGVAAVPTIAINGLRLGGVPDFKRLSGLVDSILGRR; via the coding sequence TTGGCAATCGCGGTGGGGATGGCGGATTCCGCAGGGTTTGAAGCGTGCGTCCATGAAGCGCGCCAGCAGATATTGGCAGTCGACTCTGCGTTGGCGGACCGCCTCGGTGTGGCGGCCGTGCCAACAATTGCTATCAACGGTTTGCGTCTCGGGGGCGTGCCGGATTTCAAGAGACTATCTGGCCTCGTCGACTCGATCCTTGGGCGTCGTTAG
- a CDS encoding helix-turn-helix domain-containing protein, with the protein MVVPKPAELEVLALLRDGISGREIARRLKLHHRTVEERVRRIGKRLGGLRRVGVLRWYERISGAKGEVGVRETSYAVVPEAVRNTISRADPVSHDAFHVVTVTLGAPHRRARGGP; encoded by the coding sequence TTGGTTGTCCCGAAGCCAGCCGAGCTTGAGGTGTTGGCCCTGCTCAGGGATGGTATCTCAGGCCGAGAGATCGCTCGCCGCCTGAAACTGCACCACCGGACCGTCGAGGAGCGGGTACGGCGGATCGGCAAACGGCTGGGTGGGCTTCGGCGAGTCGGGGTGTTGCGATGGTATGAGAGAATATCTGGCGCGAAGGGCGAAGTAGGGGTGCGCGAAACGTCGTACGCTGTTGTTCCAGAAGCGGTCCGTAACACCATTTCAAGGGCCGATCCTGTATCGCACGACGCTTTCCACGTCGTCACTGTCACTCTCGGTGCCCCACACCGAAGAGCGAGAGGCGGACCATAG
- a CDS encoding response regulator, translated as MKQRERVLLVEDHAGTGDALAAMLRQCFDVPHRIGSLAELSEAMRVQEPTIVLIDLALGDQNVLKYSPTLFGAIR; from the coding sequence ATGAAGCAGCGTGAGCGAGTGCTCCTGGTGGAAGATCACGCGGGTACGGGGGATGCACTGGCCGCGATGCTTCGGCAGTGCTTTGACGTTCCTCACCGCATTGGATCCCTCGCTGAATTGTCTGAGGCCATGCGTGTGCAGGAACCCACAATTGTCCTGATCGACTTGGCTCTTGGTGATCAGAATGTCCTGAAGTACTCCCCGACCTTGTTCGGTGCCATCCGCTGA